From Candidatus Neomarinimicrobiota bacterium, the proteins below share one genomic window:
- a CDS encoding DoxX family protein, translating into MNKVIDFLKGKCECTQIGLLVLRILPGYFLVTNHGWSKITNPEKWEWLGGTVSKYFGGVLNFADPAFGFLAAFSESICAVLVLVGLFTQPAAILVCGTMFFAAFHHITTTGSPESALIYFTIFAAIALAGPGKYSIDKIFLSKSED; encoded by the coding sequence ATGAACAAAGTAATTGATTTTTTAAAAGGCAAATGTGAATGCACACAAATTGGATTGTTAGTGTTGCGAATTTTACCTGGTTATTTTTTAGTAACCAATCATGGGTGGAGTAAAATAACAAATCCTGAGAAGTGGGAATGGTTGGGTGGAACGGTATCGAAATATTTCGGTGGTGTTCTAAATTTTGCAGATCCGGCTTTTGGATTCTTGGCAGCATTCTCAGAATCTATCTGTGCCGTATTAGTTTTGGTTGGACTTTTTACACAACCGGCCGCAATTTTAGTTTGCGGTACAATGTTCTTTGCAGCTTTCCATCATATTACAACCACAGGAAGCCCGGAAAGCGCCTTGATATATTTTACGATTTTTGCCGCAATCGCTCTGGCTGGACCAGGGAAATATAGTATCGACAAAATATTTTTGTCCAAGTCCGAGGATTAA
- a CDS encoding zinc-binding dehydrogenase has translation MHAARIHEHGGPEVLRYESVPEPTPDSGEVVVQIKASAMNHLDLWVRRGIPGTPLPMILGSDGAGIISEIGNNINQLKVGDEVCIQPLTYCGHCRFCSRGQENYCNKLGILGENQDGTNCEFITLPEKNVRLKPTHLSFEEAAAFPLTSQTAYSMLVRRAKIETGEIIFVWGAGSGVGTMAIQIAKAKGCRIITTGGSEEKRAHAKAIGADLVLDHYKDNIPKIVKDYSDGTGVDVVFEHVGNATWETSMRILGKGGRLVTCGATTGPKVGIDLRHLFFKQQSVMGSTMGDVAAFDDCLTLVSNGKIKPIVDKLFPLSEIKQAHEHLENGQQIGKVILIP, from the coding sequence ATGCACGCCGCTCGCATTCACGAGCATGGAGGGCCGGAAGTGCTTCGTTATGAATCGGTGCCGGAACCGACTCCTGATTCAGGTGAGGTTGTTGTCCAAATAAAAGCATCGGCCATGAATCATTTAGACCTTTGGGTACGCCGTGGCATTCCCGGTACGCCATTACCCATGATCTTAGGTAGCGATGGCGCCGGTATTATTTCAGAAATTGGAAACAACATAAATCAATTAAAGGTTGGAGACGAAGTTTGTATACAACCACTAACCTATTGTGGTCACTGTCGTTTTTGCTCCCGTGGACAAGAAAACTATTGTAATAAATTAGGGATTCTTGGTGAAAATCAGGATGGAACCAATTGTGAATTCATCACACTTCCGGAAAAAAATGTTCGCTTAAAACCGACACATCTTTCATTTGAAGAAGCGGCGGCATTTCCACTAACATCACAAACAGCTTATAGTATGCTTGTTCGTCGGGCAAAAATTGAAACAGGAGAAATTATTTTTGTTTGGGGCGCTGGTTCTGGTGTTGGGACTATGGCAATTCAAATTGCTAAAGCAAAAGGTTGCCGCATTATTACTACGGGCGGCAGTGAGGAAAAACGTGCACATGCCAAAGCAATTGGCGCTGATTTAGTTTTGGACCATTATAAAGATAATATTCCAAAAATTGTCAAGGATTATTCTGACGGTACTGGTGTAGATGTTGTATTTGAACATGTGGGGAATGCCACTTGGGAAACGAGTATGCGTATTCTTGGGAAGGGTGGTCGATTGGTCACTTGCGGCGCAACTACAGGTCCGAAAGTTGGAATCGACCTTCGCCATCTATTTTTTAAACAGCAATCGGTTATGGGATCTACAATGGGAGACGTGGCTGCTTTTGATGATTGTCTTACACTGGTTTCTAATGGGAAGATTAAACCGATTGTAGATAAGCTATTTCCATTGAGCGAAATTAAACAAGCTCATGAACACCTGGAAAATGGTCAACAAATTGGTAAAGTCATCCTGATACCATAA
- a CDS encoding (2Fe-2S) ferredoxin domain-containing protein → MKYNKHIFICINERAECGTKGDCAQKGGKEIRMRFVQLINEHGLKGKVRANKSGCLDACEMGAAIVIYPRGIWYSEVQLEDVDEIFNVSVLGEGIVDRIVSTQETWEELNRIRNKNRVEV, encoded by the coding sequence ATGAAGTACAATAAACATATTTTTATCTGTATTAATGAACGAGCGGAATGCGGTACCAAAGGTGATTGCGCTCAAAAAGGTGGCAAAGAAATTCGAATGCGTTTTGTTCAACTGATCAACGAACATGGCCTAAAAGGAAAAGTGCGGGCTAATAAAAGCGGTTGTTTGGATGCCTGTGAGATGGGTGCGGCCATTGTTATATATCCCCGTGGAATTTGGTATTCAGAAGTACAATTAGAAGATGTAGATGAAATTTTTAATGTTTCCGTGTTGGGAGAGGGTATTGTTGACCGAATAGTTTCAACACAGGAAACTTGGGAAGAGTTGAATCGTATCAGGAATAAAAATCGGGTGGAAGTATGA
- a CDS encoding 16S rRNA (uracil(1498)-N(3))-methyltransferase, which translates to MEEHFFHIYPDQIEQDQFTLSEKESRHFCKSLRGNVGDNLWLLDGIGTAFEGVVLEINGGSVSGRIQNSIPNYGESKFSIHLAIGLIKGSRMDMVLEKVTEMGVHSIQPLFLDRCVKNKLNMDRANRIVISAAKQAGRSLFPKIFEPINLSEWLKKHSNEHKILCHMFGNQSMADALGSENKTVCLIIGPEGDFSESEMDKMKEANVEFALLGPRRLRSESAAMVAVSNLNQLMEVQR; encoded by the coding sequence ATGGAAGAACATTTTTTTCATATATACCCAGATCAAATAGAACAGGATCAATTCACTCTTTCTGAAAAAGAATCTCGACATTTTTGTAAATCTTTGAGGGGAAATGTGGGAGATAATTTGTGGCTTTTAGATGGTATAGGCACCGCATTCGAAGGTGTTGTTTTAGAAATTAATGGTGGATCAGTTTCGGGTAGAATCCAAAATTCCATCCCCAATTATGGTGAATCAAAATTTTCTATTCATTTAGCTATCGGACTTATAAAAGGCAGTAGAATGGATATGGTTTTGGAGAAAGTTACGGAAATGGGTGTTCATTCTATTCAGCCACTTTTTCTCGATCGTTGTGTGAAAAATAAGTTAAATATGGATCGTGCCAATCGGATTGTTATTTCGGCAGCCAAACAGGCGGGCCGGAGTTTATTTCCCAAAATCTTTGAACCAATCAATTTGAGTGAATGGCTGAAAAAACATTCTAATGAGCATAAAATTTTATGCCACATGTTTGGAAATCAGTCAATGGCGGATGCACTGGGTAGCGAAAATAAAACGGTCTGTTTAATCATTGGTCCCGAAGGTGATTTCTCTGAAAGTGAAATGGATAAAATGAAGGAAGCTAATGTCGAATTTGCACTTTTAGGTCCGAGACGGTTGCGGAGCGAATCCGCAGCAATGGTTGCCGTTTCAAATTTAAATCAACTCATGGAGGTGCAAAGATGA
- a CDS encoding histidine triad nucleotide-binding protein, whose translation MSDCLFCKMVSGKIPCNQVFENESILAFRDIAPKAPTHILVIPKKHIESINALDRNDKELAGEMLLVAQQITRDEGIDETGFRAVFNTNTHGGQTVFHIHMHLFGGRQMTWPPG comes from the coding sequence ATGAGCGATTGTTTATTTTGCAAGATGGTTTCGGGTAAAATCCCCTGTAATCAAGTTTTTGAAAATGAATCAATTTTAGCTTTCAGGGATATTGCACCTAAGGCGCCGACCCATATTTTGGTGATTCCCAAAAAACATATTGAATCGATTAATGCATTAGATCGTAATGATAAGGAGTTGGCCGGAGAAATGTTATTGGTAGCACAACAAATAACCCGAGATGAAGGAATCGACGAAACAGGATTTCGAGCTGTTTTTAATACCAATACTCATGGAGGACAAACTGTTTTTCATATTCACATGCATTTGTTTGGTGGACGCCAAATGACCTGGCCACCGGGATAA